In Terriglobus sp. TAA 43, a single window of DNA contains:
- a CDS encoding nuclear transport factor 2 family protein: MSETTESLRRAYAAFNRRDVDSVLEFMTPDVRWPKSSEGGTAVGKDEIRAYWKRQWQDFDPTVEPLEMNEQEDGTVHVRVHQIVRNTQGDLLSDSEFVHVVTIRDGRIAALGLGHKDGVPTAPSAAFAHDPEGK; encoded by the coding sequence ATGTCCGAGACAACCGAATCTCTTCGCCGGGCCTACGCGGCGTTTAATCGACGTGACGTGGATAGCGTTCTGGAGTTCATGACGCCTGACGTCCGCTGGCCTAAGTCCTCGGAAGGCGGCACTGCCGTGGGCAAAGACGAGATTCGTGCCTACTGGAAGCGACAGTGGCAAGACTTCGATCCCACCGTGGAGCCACTTGAGATGAACGAACAGGAAGATGGCACTGTTCATGTCCGGGTGCACCAGATCGTCAGAAACACGCAGGGTGATCTTCTATCGGATAGTGAATTTGTACACGTCGTCACGATACGTGATGGACGGATTGCTGCCCTGGGCCTGGGGCACAAAGACGGAGTGCCCACCGCGCCATCCGCCGCGTTCGCACATGACCCTGAAGGCAAATGA
- a CDS encoding nuclear transport factor 2 family protein encodes MNPHRVCSLIPVVAAFLLPAAISVAQTPSEQAVLAPIQAMFDGMAKRDAAAIAAPTLPGGTMVLMRDGKAAQMTFSDFAARVGKPGTTKIEERIHDPLIRIDNDLAVVWAPFDFLVDGKVDHCGTDLFNMVRVDGTWKIASVADTGTKICGGK; translated from the coding sequence ATGAATCCGCATCGCGTATGCTCCCTCATTCCGGTTGTTGCTGCATTTCTCCTACCGGCAGCTATCAGCGTGGCTCAGACGCCCTCGGAACAGGCTGTTCTGGCTCCTATCCAGGCGATGTTTGACGGCATGGCGAAGCGGGATGCCGCGGCGATCGCGGCTCCCACGCTGCCCGGTGGAACGATGGTTCTGATGCGCGATGGCAAAGCCGCGCAGATGACTTTTAGCGACTTTGCAGCCCGCGTCGGCAAACCCGGCACCACGAAGATTGAGGAGCGCATACACGATCCGCTGATTCGCATCGACAACGATCTTGCGGTCGTCTGGGCACCGTTCGATTTTCTCGTCGATGGCAAGGTCGATCATTGCGGCACCGATCTCTTCAACATGGTGCGTGTCGACGGCACGTGGAAGATCGCCAGCGTTGCCGATACCGGCACGAAGATCTGTGGAGGAAAGTGA
- a CDS encoding sulfur reduction protein DsrE, which produces MKRIAALTASIILMPAAVFAQQAAAPAAPPVPPTQKVLIHVHSNDPKVWQASLDKANSIMSTAPKGTAVVEILATGDGLKLVNKDMQGQSIVTGSLDKDVSFVACHASMKANHMEISELHSGVGTVPSGGREKVMKKAEGWTVLDETEAK; this is translated from the coding sequence ATGAAACGTATCGCCGCACTTACCGCTTCGATCATTCTTATGCCTGCGGCTGTTTTCGCGCAGCAGGCAGCCGCACCGGCTGCTCCGCCCGTTCCGCCCACGCAGAAGGTTCTGATCCATGTCCACTCGAACGATCCCAAGGTGTGGCAGGCGTCGCTGGATAAGGCCAACAGCATCATGTCCACAGCGCCCAAAGGCACTGCCGTGGTGGAGATTCTGGCTACCGGTGACGGCCTGAAGCTGGTGAACAAGGACATGCAGGGACAGAGCATTGTCACCGGCTCGCTCGATAAGGACGTCAGTTTCGTGGCCTGCCACGCGTCCATGAAGGCAAACCACATGGAGATCAGCGAGCTTCACTCCGGCGTTGGCACTGTGCCCTCCGGTGGTCGCGAAAAGGTCATGAAGAAGGCTGAAGGCTGGACCGTGCTGGACGAGACGGAAGCCAAGTAA